A DNA window from Corvus hawaiiensis isolate bCorHaw1 chromosome 11, bCorHaw1.pri.cur, whole genome shotgun sequence contains the following coding sequences:
- the CCDC51 gene encoding mitochondrial potassium channel: MGPMKYKSSVSSVSCGLQYHHSLMKWSPKGNLHVVRTYCPSAPKRPEAKSAMEMAMGLLHRITESGTAMGKNSLQKVSATCRNWWDRYEEFVGINEVREAQGKVTEAENVFMIARGIVREARENVEAQQIKLKEIRDRLDRVSRDDTQYLELATLEHRLLQEEKRYRAAYLNAEESEREKFSLFSAAVRESHEKERTRAEKTKNWSIIGSVLGAIIGVLGSTYVNRVRLQELKVLVLEAQKGPINLQEAIKEQASSHYLQQKDLSDVIEDLKNVLQTTASRGVKEGALLTRETRNDSIKIDSLLMPLNEQLNYIKQVSSCLGSLQQQFNSLQESITQVLSELQSVKLAMHSRPTERVMPRPSGEGKGQAAAVRDVILELCDTERRLETQIKRSSVYSTALTCAMFAITLPVLYIIVKGN; this comes from the exons ATGGGGCCTATGAAATACAAATCAAGTGTGTCCTCAGTGTCCTGTGGTCTGCAGTATCACCATTCGTTGATGAAGTGGAGTCCAAAAGGGAATTTACATGTGGTGAGGACTTACTGCCCATCGGCGCCCAAGAGGCCCGAAGCCAAGTCTGCGATGGAAATGGCCATGGGTCTCCTTCATCGGATCACGGAATCAGGGACTGCTATGGGAAAAAACTCCCTCCAAAAAGTGTCTGCAACATGCAGGAATTGGTGGGACAGATACGAAGAATTTGTTGGAATCAATGAAGTTCGAGAGGCTCAGGGAAAAGTGACAGAG GCAGAAAATGTCTTTATGATAGCTCGAGGGATAGTACGAGAGGCTCGTGAAAATGTAGAAGCCCAACAGATTAAACTGAAGGAAATTCGGGATCGCTTAGACAGGGTCTCTCGGGATGACACCCAGTATTTAGAACTGGCTACTCTGGAACACAGGTTGCTGCAG GAAGAGAAGAGGTACCGAGCTGCATATTTAAATGCAGAAGagtctgagagagaaaaattctctctcttctccgCAGCTGTCAGGGAAAGCCATGAGAAAGAGCGCACAAGAGCTGAAAAAACGAAGAACTGGTCTATTATTGGCTCTGTACTGGGAGCCATTATAGGTGTTCTTGGTTCCACCTACGTCAATCGAGTAAGGCTGCAAGAATTGAAAGTCTTGGTGCTTGAAGCACAGAAGGGCCCAATAAATTTACAAGAAGCCATCAAAGAACAGGCCTCCAGCCATTACTTGCAGCAGAAAGATCTCAGTGATGTCATAGAAGACCTAAAAAACGTGCTGCAAACAACAGCATCGCGGGGAGTGAAAGAAGGGGCTTTGTTAACTAGAGAAACCAGGAATGACTCCATAAAAATAGATTCTCTTTTAATGCCTTTAAATGAACAGCTAAACTACATTAAACAAGTCAGTTCATGTCTAGGGAGTTTACAACAGCAGTTTAACAGTCTGCAGGAAAGTATCACGCAGGTGCTGTCTGAGCTGCAGAGTGTCAAACTCGCCATGCACTCCAGACCTACAGAAAGAGTGATGCCAAGGCCTTCAGGGGAGGGCAagggccaggctgctgctgtgagagaTGTGATTTTGGAATTGTGTGATACCGAGCGGAGACTGGAAACGCAAATCAAGAGAAGTTCTGTTTACAGCACTGCATTGACATGTGCTATGTTTGCCATTACTCTGCCTGTACTCTATATCATAGTGAAAGGGAACTGA